One window from the genome of Cricetulus griseus strain 17A/GY chromosome 2, alternate assembly CriGri-PICRH-1.0, whole genome shotgun sequence encodes:
- the B3gnt7 gene encoding UDP-GlcNAc:betaGal beta-1,3-N-acetylglucosaminyltransferase 7 isoform X2, translating to MSLWKKTLYKSACLALALLVAVTLFQRSVTPGQFLQDPLPPTPGPPKTGNVVNPNSFWKSSKDVVALTPSAPRGPQAWDVITTNCSVNINMTHQPWFHSLEPHFRQFLSYRHCRYFPMLLNHPEKCEGDVYLLVVVKSIITQHDRREVIRQTWGREWESAGQGRGAVRTLFLLGTASKQEERTHYQQLLAYEDRLYGDILQWDFLDSFFNLTLKEIHFLKWLDIYCPNVPFIFKGDDDVFVNPTNLLEFLSDRQPQENLFVGDVLKHARPIRKKENKYYIPSVMYSKSTYPPYAGGGGFLMSGNLARHLHHACDTLELFPIDDVFLGMCLEVLGVQPTGHEGFKTFGISRVRGSRMNKEPCFYRAMLVVHKLLPAELLAMWDLVHSNLTCSLKFQVL from the exons ATGTCTCTGTG GAAGAAAACCCTCTACAAAAGTGCGTGCCTGGCTCTGGCCCTCCTTGTGGCTGTCACCCTATTCCAGCGCAGTGTGACCCCTGGCCAATTTCTGCAGGATCCTCTACCACCCACGCCGGGGCCACCCAAAACTGGAAATGTGGTCAACCCCAACAGCTTCTGGAAGAGTTCAAAAGATGTAGTGGCTCTCACCCCCTCAGCCCCTAGGGGACCCCAGGCCTGGGATGTGATTACCACTAATTGTTCAGTCAACATCAACATGACCCATCAGCCCTGGTTCCATAGTCTTGAGCCACATTTCCGGCAGTTTCTATCCTATCGCCATTGCCGCTATTTTCCCATGTTGCTGAACCACCCGGAGAAGTGTGAAGGTGACGTCTATCTGTTGGTGGTCGTCAAGTCAATCATAACACAGCACGACCGCCGTGAGGTCATCCGACAGACCTGGGGACGTGAGTGGGAGtcagcagggcagggcaggggtgcTGTGCGCACCCTCTTCCTGCTGGGCACAGCCTCCAAGCAAGAGGAGCGGACTCACTATCAGCAGCTGCTGGCCTACGAGGACCGTCTCTATGGTGACATCCTACAGTGGGACTTCCTTGACAGCTTCTTCAACCTGACCCTCAAGGAGATCCATTTCCTTAAGTGGCTTGACATTTATTGTCCCAATGTCCCCTTCATCTTCAAAGGTGATGACGATGTCTTCGTCAACCCAACCaacctgcttgagtttctgtctgaCCGGCAGCCCCAGGAAAACCTATTTGTAGGTGATGTCCTGAAGCACGCTCGGCCCATCCGCAAAAAAGAGAACAAGTACTACATCCCATCCGTCATGTACAGCAAGTCCACCTACCCGCCCTATGCTGGCGGTGGGGGTTTCCTCATGTCTGGGAACCTAGCTCGGCATCTCCACCATGCCTGTGACACACTGGAACTCTTTCCTATCGATGACGTTTTCCTGGGCATGTGTTTGGAGGTGTTGGGAGTACAGCCCACAGGCCACGAGGGATTCAAGACCTTTGGCATCTCTCGGGTCCGAGGCAGCCGTATGAACAAAGAACCCTGCTTCTACCGTGCCATGCTTGTGGTGCACAAGCTGCTACCTGCTGAGCTGCTGGCCATGTGGGATCTGGTGCATAGCAATCTCACCTGTTCCCTCAAGTTCCAGGTGCTCTAA